Proteins found in one Miscanthus floridulus cultivar M001 chromosome 4, ASM1932011v1, whole genome shotgun sequence genomic segment:
- the LOC136548913 gene encoding uncharacterized protein, protein MPPSAVAHHGHHAATPAAAPCRMSLATTPPAATLLVGSRRGEGAAAGTSPDPGGEGPPPNLGKEWRGRRWGEGEGAAAGGRRGGWAAAGFGREGRGRRRIWGRSGGGDAGEKGRGRRLGEGGVAGLPPDPTGRGGAAVGSREGVEGAAPGRRVEGGDRGKEGWPGCRRIRPRGEGLPPDLARRGGAVDGEKGRGGVGAAGL, encoded by the coding sequence ATGCCACCATCGGCCGTCGCCCACCACGGCCACCACGCCGCCACGCCCGCTGCCGCCCCATGTCGGATGTCGCTCGCCACCACGCCACCCGCCGCCACGCTACTCGTCGGATCCAGGAGAGGGGAGGGCGCGGCCGCTGGGACGTCACCGGatccgggaggggaggggccaccGCCGAATCTGGGGAAGGAGTGGAGGGGGCGGCGctggggagaaggggagggggcggcggccggGGGAAGGAGGGGTGGCTGGGCTGCCGCTGGATTCggccgggaggggaggggccgccgccGAATCTGGGGAAGGAGTGGAGGGGGCGACGCCGGGGAGAAGGGTAGGGGGCGGCGATTGGGGGAAGGAGGGGTGGCCGGGCTGCCTCCGGATCCtaccgggaggggaggggccgccgtCGGATCTAGGGAAGGAGTggagggggcggcgccggggagAAGGGTAGAGGGCGGCGACCGAGGGAAGGAGGGGTGGCCGGGCTGCCGCCGGATCCGGCCAAGAGGGGAGGGGTTGCCGCCAGATCTAgccaggaggggaggggccgtcgACGGAGAGAAGGGGAGGGGGGGCGTGGGTGCGGCCGGGTTATAG